The proteins below are encoded in one region of Planctopirus limnophila DSM 3776:
- a CDS encoding [protein-PII] uridylyltransferase family protein, producing the protein MQPTWRELIESLRDPDQSAQVEEFLARLEFENPSQARQRLTQLLLGGSRSLYPGAERFTGSGANSAAGASKAWADAGRAGSQPGSVTPDQVLERSQLIHLGRNRQTSEIVRMATLEQLIAIVSSLPHPDQSILNFERYIQKYPDPDHLYSYLAAHPRAVEILLKLFVGSQYLTGILLRRPALLEQLTHHHRLADLRSRQEFFEGAVEAVSALQPGADPANAVRRFRHSEMLRIGACDTFGLMDFRGVVNQLSLLADAVVECGLRLAAGNLYASVNGFTVLALGKLGGEELNYSSDIDLVFLHRGNADDLLVAQRLVRFLNDASDEGFLYRVDTRLRPWGRSGNLVSTPEAYLTYLSRHAAIWEKQALIKARVIAGDFALGEEFLGLIENVIHGAPESAVRASIRESKQKIEQGLVRRGRQWGEVKSGMGSIRDIEFIVQYLQMTRGLTHPHIRSRNTLDSLVRLADQGFLQADEYRQLTVGYVFLRTIEHAIQLMHNKQDHALPENERELSYLARRLDFPDAATFIRHYEDHSREIRRIYEKYLLTESVEPIEIQPLRTASVETFGLVSYEKAFSKEERQKHRDWLQELTIEQSVRVDATSMPDGAYRVTVLGVDEPGDLSMICGLLFVYGFDICSGDVFTDCHPSEILSRYAQSLRTNKRGNREVHQQQLRDFVDVFHAKPLIDAVVPELWQRYEDDLRTLKHVARTKGHAEAQGLLAKRVAAALRGNESSGSRLLPVEISVQDARERQATLLCLKADDSIGFLYEFTNALAICGVAIEQMAIRNEGHRVHDTLLITDARRGGRIQDDRHVEELKAAIALIQQFTHLLPKAPNPEAALVHFRQFLQELFLQEAWWEQLSSLERPEVLDALAKLLGISDFLWQDFLRLQHSNLFPVLADVEGLQVAKTKEQLAEELRQEIFQGADLSRWQLRLNSFKDREMFRIDMRHILGHIGPFGHFSNELTDLAEVVVSRAFEMSLRELTWRHGSPLLHAGTPCSWTVLALGKCGGKDMGFASDIELMLVYEGEGKTDGPRPIATSEFFHRLVELFSQSIFARQEGIFRIDLRLRPYGKAGNLAVSKEAFISYFGFGGPAWPYERQALVKLRHVAGDQELGKALEAFRDQVLYSGQKFDFAAMRALRERQVRQLSNSDGFNAKLSPGGLVDCEYLVQALQLTWGSTHPELRTTNTREALRMMRDLELLPFDDAEKLKAAYRFHRALIDALRMVRGDARDLTVPPASSEEFEFLARRLGYHDREAELASEMEKHIQVVTELVRRWTDPHLDSHPTVELASVPGAVVEEGTHGSIGL; encoded by the coding sequence ATGCAACCCACATGGCGGGAACTGATTGAATCCCTGCGAGATCCTGATCAGTCTGCGCAAGTTGAAGAATTCCTGGCCAGGCTGGAGTTTGAAAATCCGTCTCAAGCCCGGCAGAGACTCACTCAATTGCTGCTGGGTGGAAGTCGTTCTCTTTATCCCGGAGCCGAGCGTTTCACAGGGTCTGGAGCCAATTCTGCGGCTGGAGCGAGCAAAGCCTGGGCTGATGCGGGCAGGGCAGGTTCCCAGCCGGGTTCTGTGACTCCGGATCAGGTCTTGGAGCGATCGCAGTTGATCCATCTGGGGAGGAATCGCCAGACCAGCGAAATCGTGCGGATGGCAACGCTGGAGCAGTTGATTGCCATTGTTTCTTCGTTACCACACCCCGATCAGTCGATACTGAACTTTGAACGGTATATTCAAAAGTACCCGGATCCGGATCATCTTTATTCCTATCTGGCAGCTCATCCCAGAGCTGTCGAGATCCTGTTGAAGCTTTTCGTCGGCAGCCAGTATCTGACTGGGATTCTTTTAAGGCGGCCTGCACTGCTGGAGCAACTGACACATCATCATCGACTGGCCGATTTGCGAAGTCGGCAGGAGTTTTTTGAAGGTGCTGTCGAGGCGGTGAGTGCTTTGCAGCCGGGGGCTGATCCAGCAAATGCCGTGCGGCGATTTCGACATAGTGAAATGTTGCGCATCGGCGCTTGCGATACGTTTGGATTGATGGATTTTCGCGGAGTTGTCAATCAGCTTTCGCTGCTGGCGGATGCTGTCGTGGAGTGTGGTTTACGCTTAGCTGCCGGAAATCTTTACGCTTCGGTCAATGGTTTTACGGTCTTAGCGCTTGGCAAGCTGGGTGGCGAAGAACTGAACTACAGTTCGGATATCGACCTGGTCTTTCTGCATCGAGGAAATGCGGATGACTTGCTGGTGGCACAGCGCCTGGTGCGATTTCTGAACGATGCGAGCGATGAAGGCTTTTTGTATCGAGTCGATACGCGTCTAAGACCCTGGGGGCGTTCGGGGAATCTGGTTTCGACTCCTGAAGCTTATCTGACGTATCTGTCCCGCCATGCCGCCATCTGGGAGAAGCAGGCATTGATCAAGGCTCGCGTCATTGCCGGTGACTTTGCCCTGGGTGAAGAGTTTCTGGGGTTGATTGAAAATGTCATTCATGGTGCTCCTGAATCGGCAGTGCGAGCCAGCATTCGAGAATCGAAACAGAAGATTGAGCAGGGCCTGGTTCGGCGCGGTCGGCAATGGGGAGAAGTGAAATCGGGTATGGGCTCGATTCGAGATATTGAGTTCATCGTGCAGTACCTGCAGATGACTCGTGGATTGACCCATCCGCATATTCGTTCGAGGAATACACTCGATTCACTGGTCAGGCTGGCCGATCAGGGGTTTCTGCAGGCAGATGAATATCGGCAGTTGACAGTGGGATATGTCTTCCTGAGAACGATCGAGCATGCCATTCAGTTAATGCACAATAAGCAGGACCACGCGCTTCCAGAGAACGAGCGGGAACTGTCTTATCTGGCGAGAAGGCTCGATTTTCCCGATGCGGCAACGTTTATCCGCCACTATGAGGATCATAGCCGGGAGATTCGACGTATCTATGAGAAGTATCTGCTGACAGAGTCTGTTGAGCCGATTGAAATTCAACCTTTGCGTACCGCAAGTGTCGAGACATTTGGTCTTGTCAGTTACGAAAAGGCCTTCTCGAAAGAAGAGCGTCAGAAGCATCGGGATTGGCTGCAGGAGCTGACAATCGAGCAATCGGTGCGGGTCGATGCCACCTCGATGCCAGATGGTGCGTATCGGGTGACAGTTCTGGGAGTGGATGAGCCCGGCGATCTGTCGATGATCTGCGGACTGTTATTCGTCTACGGATTTGACATCTGCAGTGGTGATGTATTTACCGATTGTCATCCGTCCGAAATCCTCTCGCGTTATGCCCAGTCTCTTCGAACGAACAAGCGCGGCAACAGGGAAGTTCATCAACAACAACTCCGGGATTTTGTCGATGTCTTTCACGCCAAACCTTTGATTGATGCTGTCGTTCCTGAACTGTGGCAGCGCTATGAAGATGATCTGCGGACTCTCAAACATGTCGCGAGAACTAAAGGCCATGCGGAGGCTCAAGGCTTACTGGCGAAGCGAGTCGCGGCAGCTCTGCGCGGGAATGAATCTTCAGGTTCCCGGTTATTGCCAGTAGAAATTTCAGTCCAGGATGCCCGTGAGCGGCAGGCGACACTCCTGTGCCTGAAAGCCGATGACTCGATCGGCTTTTTGTACGAATTTACGAACGCCCTGGCGATCTGTGGTGTGGCCATCGAACAGATGGCGATCCGCAATGAAGGGCATCGAGTTCATGATACACTTCTGATTACCGATGCCAGGCGAGGTGGCCGGATTCAGGATGATCGGCATGTGGAAGAACTGAAAGCGGCCATAGCACTCATTCAGCAGTTCACGCACCTGTTGCCTAAGGCTCCGAATCCGGAGGCGGCACTGGTCCATTTCCGCCAGTTCTTGCAGGAACTTTTTCTGCAGGAGGCGTGGTGGGAGCAGCTTTCGTCGCTGGAACGGCCGGAAGTGCTCGATGCGCTGGCCAAACTCCTGGGGATCAGTGATTTTCTCTGGCAGGACTTTCTCCGTTTGCAGCATTCGAACCTATTCCCTGTGCTGGCAGATGTGGAGGGGTTGCAGGTTGCGAAAACGAAAGAGCAACTGGCGGAGGAATTGAGGCAGGAGATCTTTCAGGGGGCCGATCTTTCCCGCTGGCAATTGCGGCTGAATTCCTTCAAGGATCGCGAAATGTTCCGCATCGATATGCGGCATATTCTGGGACACATCGGCCCGTTTGGTCACTTTTCGAATGAGTTAACCGATCTTGCGGAAGTGGTCGTTTCGCGTGCGTTTGAAATGTCATTGCGGGAACTGACATGGCGGCACGGCTCGCCACTTTTACATGCCGGAACCCCGTGCAGTTGGACAGTGCTCGCGTTAGGAAAATGTGGGGGCAAAGACATGGGCTTTGCCTCAGATATTGAGCTCATGCTGGTCTATGAAGGTGAGGGGAAAACGGATGGACCTCGCCCGATAGCCACGAGTGAATTCTTTCATCGTCTCGTGGAACTGTTTTCTCAATCGATCTTCGCCCGGCAGGAGGGGATCTTTCGGATTGATTTGCGATTAAGGCCTTATGGCAAGGCTGGCAATCTGGCGGTCTCGAAAGAGGCCTTCATCAGCTACTTCGGGTTCGGTGGCCCCGCCTGGCCCTATGAACGTCAGGCGCTGGTGAAGCTGCGTCATGTGGCGGGAGACCAGGAACTCGGAAAAGCGCTTGAAGCATTTCGTGATCAGGTGTTGTACTCGGGTCAAAAATTTGACTTTGCCGCCATGCGGGCCTTACGGGAAAGGCAGGTGAGGCAGCTTTCGAACAGTGATGGCTTTAATGCCAAGCTGAGTCCCGGTGGTCTTGTGGACTGTGAGTATCTGGTTCAAGCCCTGCAATTGACGTGGGGCTCGACCCATCCCGAATTGCGGACGACGAACACCCGCGAAGCTCTCAGAATGATGCGGGATTTGGAGCTTTTACCATTTGATGATGCTGAAAAACTTAAAGCCGCTTATCGCTTTCACCGGGCATTAATCGATGCTTTGCGCATGGTGCGAGGCGATGCACGCGATTTGACAGTCCCTCCTGCCAGCAGCGAGGAGTTCGAGTTTCTGGCCAGGCGGCTGGGTTATCACGACCGGGAAGCTGAACTGGCGAGTGAAATGGAAAAGCATATTCAAGTCGTGACGGAACTGGTGCGCAGGTGGACAGATCCGCATCTGGACTCTCATCCGACCGTTGAACTGGCCAGTGTGCCGGGAGCTGTTGTCGAAGAGGGGACACACGGATCAATTGGGTTGTAG
- a CDS encoding universal stress protein, which yields MHTISRIVVGVDLHEGDRLVGDELPAPTQAAISQSLEFAANRGAELIYCACLDLSPQAEELIHADVTNIYTTVEDFANQALTRLVEAATARGVKAQYQLRMGGSSRELTLLVQEVKADLLVVGARNRSVLSHTLFGSTSTKLLQICPCPVWVVKPEELREIREIAVCTDLSEDSLRALHAAIAFAHHLDARLFILHSIEFPLATYLRSAGSDEAAVDAYHQQVKTASHNTIHAHLHQTDWRTLNHGVRVELLEGSPLATIPRFVEEHGIDLTVFTTHGRTGFKQFIMGSTAQSLLPHLKSSVLALKPTDFVSPVEL from the coding sequence ATGCACACCATCTCCCGAATTGTCGTTGGTGTTGATCTGCATGAAGGGGATCGTCTGGTTGGTGATGAACTTCCTGCACCCACCCAGGCCGCGATTTCGCAAAGTCTGGAATTTGCAGCCAATCGAGGTGCAGAACTCATTTATTGTGCCTGCCTCGATCTCTCGCCACAGGCTGAAGAATTAATCCATGCAGACGTCACCAATATTTATACCACTGTGGAAGATTTCGCCAATCAGGCTCTCACTCGGCTGGTTGAAGCAGCCACGGCTCGAGGTGTGAAGGCTCAATACCAGTTACGTATGGGTGGATCATCGCGTGAGTTGACGCTGCTGGTTCAGGAAGTGAAGGCCGATCTGCTGGTGGTCGGTGCCCGCAATCGATCCGTCCTGTCGCATACATTGTTTGGCAGTACTTCGACCAAACTTCTGCAGATCTGCCCGTGCCCGGTGTGGGTCGTTAAACCCGAAGAACTGCGCGAAATCCGCGAGATTGCCGTGTGTACAGATCTCTCCGAAGATTCTTTGCGGGCTTTGCATGCGGCTATTGCTTTTGCCCATCATCTCGATGCGCGGTTGTTCATCCTGCACTCCATCGAGTTTCCTCTGGCAACTTATCTTCGCAGTGCAGGGAGCGATGAAGCCGCAGTGGATGCTTATCACCAGCAGGTGAAAACGGCTTCCCACAATACGATTCATGCCCATCTGCATCAGACGGATTGGCGAACTTTGAATCATGGTGTACGCGTGGAACTGTTGGAGGGGAGCCCTTTGGCCACAATTCCAAGGTTTGTTGAAGAGCACGGTATCGACCTGACTGTCTTCACGACACATGGGCGGACTGGATTCAAACAATTCATTATGGGCAGTACCGCCCAAAGTCTGTTGCCACATTTAAAATCATCAGTTTTAGCGCTCAAGCCGACGGATTTCGTCAGCCCTGTCGAGCTGTAA
- a CDS encoding ATP-binding protein: protein MSSPSISSVRLPLWALESNPSVFGRLHECLLNLKPGAQVSSLPLDDWQVTAQTLTCEVVELFEKTPECIGIMVIEDQELVGVISRSQLLTLLSRPFGLDLYLKRPVRHMIDSIDVVQAVHPGSLPIPQGAQIALNRPWPHSYEPLVIQISPSQFRLLDFHTLLLAQSRLLELANNEVRRQMEVADRANRAKSDFLAHMSHEIRTPLTAILGFAESIQKEEVSAAEHRSAVDTILRNGEHLLSLINDTLDLSKIEAGRLTIEQLECRPLVIAAEVLQLFRSRLKSQRVQLELKGEGLLPEMIVSDPTRLRQILMNLVGNAVKFTESGIVRIVARVRKPPSNPVTGGSEKSANHGHDNAPARLVLEVQDSGIGMTEALLEKLFTPFTQAETSTVRRFGGTGLGLSISRQLARLLEGDLTVRSEFGKGSVFTLELPLIGSKEENWLPLEQLEKTHQLSGRYPAIKERQLPRCRILLAEDGPDNRLLLSSWLGRLGVDLQMVSNGREAIEAVQGSLQVNRPFDLILMDMQMPELDGLEATRELRKRGWSGPIIALTANVMASDRQQALTAGCTDFATKPIHREQLFSQIEQALMQNLQTTHSSSVAAPGVDRPVDLKSRETSHSTGARRHSGQQATPVPTSNSDLWLDREAGLERVAYDEELLDELLVLTLENLPGWRRDLCLAVEAIDLRAIKRIAHTLRNTGSNIGCEKLQQAAGVLETRIARNEALEPIRKECAQLDAVAAGLSQHLSQKFHSQSRAQR from the coding sequence ATGAGTTCTCCATCAATTTCCAGTGTTCGGCTTCCCTTATGGGCACTGGAGAGCAATCCTTCGGTCTTTGGGCGACTGCATGAATGTCTATTGAATCTCAAGCCGGGTGCCCAGGTTTCGTCACTGCCACTGGATGACTGGCAGGTCACCGCACAGACGCTGACCTGCGAAGTGGTTGAACTCTTTGAGAAGACACCTGAGTGTATTGGCATCATGGTCATTGAAGACCAGGAACTGGTCGGAGTCATCTCTCGAAGTCAGTTGCTTACGTTACTGAGCCGGCCTTTCGGGCTCGATTTGTACTTGAAACGACCAGTCCGCCACATGATCGATTCCATCGATGTGGTGCAGGCTGTGCATCCTGGCAGCCTGCCGATTCCGCAGGGCGCACAGATCGCTTTGAACCGTCCCTGGCCGCACAGCTACGAACCATTGGTCATACAGATTTCTCCCAGTCAGTTTCGGTTACTCGATTTTCATACGTTGTTGCTCGCTCAATCACGGCTTCTCGAACTGGCCAACAACGAAGTACGGCGACAAATGGAAGTAGCCGATCGTGCGAATCGTGCCAAAAGTGATTTTCTGGCTCATATGAGTCATGAAATCCGCACACCGCTGACGGCGATTCTCGGCTTTGCCGAGTCTATTCAGAAAGAAGAAGTTTCAGCTGCAGAACATCGCAGTGCGGTCGATACGATTTTGCGCAATGGCGAGCACCTGTTGAGTTTGATCAACGACACGCTCGATCTTTCAAAAATCGAGGCCGGGCGACTGACCATCGAACAACTGGAATGTCGTCCTCTAGTGATTGCAGCGGAAGTCCTGCAGTTGTTTCGCAGTCGCTTGAAATCCCAGCGTGTGCAACTGGAATTGAAAGGCGAAGGCTTACTCCCGGAAATGATTGTGAGCGACCCTACACGGCTGCGGCAGATCCTGATGAATCTGGTGGGCAATGCCGTAAAATTCACAGAATCCGGGATCGTTCGCATCGTGGCCAGAGTACGCAAGCCACCGTCAAATCCTGTGACGGGTGGCTCAGAGAAATCGGCGAATCATGGACATGACAATGCGCCTGCTCGACTCGTACTGGAGGTTCAAGATAGCGGGATCGGTATGACAGAGGCACTGTTGGAAAAACTGTTTACGCCCTTTACACAGGCAGAAACATCGACGGTGCGGCGGTTTGGAGGGACTGGGCTCGGGTTATCGATCAGTCGGCAATTGGCCCGATTGCTGGAAGGGGATCTCACGGTACGCAGTGAGTTTGGTAAAGGAAGTGTCTTTACGCTGGAACTCCCGCTGATTGGATCCAAAGAAGAAAACTGGCTGCCGCTGGAGCAGTTGGAAAAAACGCATCAACTTTCCGGTCGATATCCAGCCATCAAAGAACGTCAATTACCCCGATGTCGGATCCTGCTGGCAGAAGATGGGCCAGATAATCGATTGCTGCTGAGCTCCTGGCTGGGGCGATTGGGCGTGGATTTGCAGATGGTGAGCAATGGTCGAGAGGCCATTGAAGCTGTGCAGGGAAGTTTGCAGGTCAACCGGCCATTTGACCTGATTTTGATGGATATGCAGATGCCGGAACTGGATGGTTTAGAGGCGACGCGTGAATTGCGGAAGCGAGGTTGGTCAGGCCCGATTATTGCGTTGACGGCCAATGTCATGGCCAGTGATCGTCAGCAGGCACTGACCGCGGGTTGTACTGATTTTGCGACGAAGCCGATTCATCGCGAGCAACTATTCAGCCAGATCGAACAGGCATTGATGCAGAATTTGCAAACGACGCACAGTTCGTCGGTTGCAGCTCCGGGGGTTGATCGGCCCGTCGATTTGAAAAGTCGGGAAACATCACATTCAACAGGAGCCAGGCGGCATTCTGGTCAGCAGGCAACTCCAGTACCCACTTCGAATAGTGATCTTTGGCTGGATCGTGAAGCTGGTCTTGAAAGAGTCGCTTACGATGAAGAACTTCTGGATGAGTTGCTGGTGCTGACGCTGGAGAATCTTCCAGGATGGCGGCGGGATCTGTGTCTGGCTGTCGAGGCCATAGATCTACGGGCCATCAAGCGGATTGCGCACACGTTGCGAAACACTGGGAGTAACATTGGCTGCGAGAAATTGCAGCAGGCGGCAGGTGTGCTCGAAACTCGGATTGCGAGAAACGAAGCTTTGGAACCGATTCGCAAAGAATGTGCTCAGTTAGATGCGGTGGCGGCTGGATTATCGCAGCATCTCTCGCAAAAGTTTCATTCCCAGAGTCGAGCCCAGCGATAG